The Streptomyces sp. SS1-1 genome has a segment encoding these proteins:
- a CDS encoding DUF1990 family protein, giving the protein MSFTYDHVGATRETGFCPPGFHPLHVRTRIGEGEDVFRRAAEAVMTWEMHRAMGVGVDASADRAATGVDVTVTLAGVIKAPCRVVWTVEEYRRTGWAYGTLTGHPECGEEAFVVERTGDGTVWLTVNAFSRPAKWYSRAGGPATRGLQHAYARRCGAVLRRLCAPASEF; this is encoded by the coding sequence ATGTCCTTCACGTACGACCACGTCGGCGCGACCCGGGAGACCGGTTTCTGCCCGCCCGGCTTCCACCCCCTCCACGTGCGCACCCGCATAGGCGAGGGCGAGGACGTCTTCCGCAGAGCCGCCGAGGCGGTGATGACCTGGGAGATGCACCGCGCGATGGGCGTCGGCGTCGACGCCTCGGCCGACCGCGCGGCCACCGGCGTCGACGTCACGGTCACCCTCGCCGGCGTGATCAAGGCCCCCTGCCGGGTCGTGTGGACGGTGGAGGAGTACCGCAGGACCGGCTGGGCCTACGGCACCCTCACCGGCCACCCCGAGTGCGGCGAGGAGGCCTTCGTCGTGGAGCGCACCGGCGACGGCACGGTCTGGCTGACCGTGAACGCCTTCAGCCGCCCGGCCAAGTGGTACTCCCGCGCGGGCGGCCCGGCCACCCGCGGCCTCCAGCACGCCTACGCCCGGCGGTGCGGAGCGGTGCTGCGCAGGCTGTGCGCGCCCGCGTCCGAGTTCTGA
- a CDS encoding glycosyltransferase family 1 protein — MKAIRRFTVRPVLPEPLRPLSDLARNLRWSWHAQTRELFRSVDPGRWAASGDDPVRLLGSVPPARLAELAADAPFLERLAAAARDLDDYVTGDRWYQRQPDGLPAAVAYFSPEFGITAALPQYSGGLGILAGDHLKAASDLGVPLIGVGLLYRHGYFRQSLSRDGWQQEHYPVLDPNELPLALLKEADDTPARIRLALPGGRSLHARVWLAQVGRVPLLLLDSDVEENDLGERGVTDRLYGGGSEHRLLQEMLLGIGGVRAVRTYCRLTGHPAPEVFHTNEGHAGFLGLERIAELCARDLDFDAALEAVRAGTVFTTHTPVPAGIDRFDRELVARHFGPDAELPGLDVARILQLGMETYPGGEANLFNMAVMGLRLGQRANGVSLLHGNVSREMFSGLWPGFDPDEVPITSVTNGVHAPTWVAPEVFRLGADRIGARRMEDALTVGGSDRWDAVADIPDQDVWELRRVLREQLVQEVRERLRASWRQRGAGTAELGWVDGVLDPDVLTIGFARRVPSYKRLTLMLRDPDRLMGLLLHPERPVQIVVAGKAHPADDGGKRLVQELVRFADDPRVRHRIVFLPDYGMAMAKKLYPGCDIWLNNPLRPLEACGTSGMKAALNGCLNLSVLDGWWDEWFQPDFGWSIPTADGTGTDPDHRDDIEAAALYDLLEQRITPRFYERGRDGLPDRWIEMVRRTLTLLGPKVLAGRMVREYVDRLYTPAAHAHRAMTPDAARELAGWKARVRAAWHAVTVDHVETSAAEPTAELGSTLSLRVRVGLGELGPEDVEVQAVSGRVDGEDRIADASTVPLKPVGSPDADGRWVYEGPLSLDRTGPYGYTVRILPSHRLLASSAELGLLAVPSQETGEGGGVLLR; from the coding sequence GTGAAGGCGATCCGTCGGTTCACCGTCCGTCCTGTCCTCCCCGAACCCCTGCGGCCCCTCAGCGACCTGGCGCGCAATCTGCGCTGGTCCTGGCACGCGCAGACCCGCGAACTCTTCCGCTCCGTCGACCCCGGGCGCTGGGCCGCCTCGGGCGACGACCCCGTACGCCTCCTGGGCAGCGTCCCGCCCGCCCGGCTCGCCGAGCTGGCCGCGGACGCGCCCTTCCTGGAGCGGCTGGCCGCCGCGGCCCGCGACCTCGACGACTACGTCACCGGCGACCGCTGGTACCAGCGGCAGCCCGACGGGCTCCCCGCGGCCGTCGCCTACTTCTCGCCCGAGTTCGGCATCACGGCCGCCCTGCCGCAGTACTCCGGCGGCCTCGGGATCCTCGCCGGCGACCACCTGAAGGCGGCCAGCGACCTCGGCGTCCCCCTGATCGGCGTCGGCCTGCTGTACCGGCACGGCTACTTCCGCCAGAGCCTGTCCCGGGACGGCTGGCAGCAGGAGCACTACCCGGTGCTCGACCCCAACGAGCTGCCGCTCGCCCTGCTGAAGGAGGCCGACGACACGCCCGCCAGAATCCGGCTGGCGCTGCCCGGCGGCCGCTCGCTGCACGCCCGCGTCTGGCTCGCCCAGGTCGGCCGGGTCCCGCTGCTGCTGCTCGACTCCGACGTCGAGGAGAACGACCTCGGCGAACGCGGCGTCACCGACCGGCTCTACGGCGGCGGCAGCGAGCACCGGCTCCTGCAGGAGATGCTCCTCGGCATAGGAGGGGTGCGGGCCGTGCGGACGTACTGCCGGCTCACCGGGCACCCCGCGCCGGAGGTCTTCCACACCAACGAGGGGCACGCCGGCTTCCTCGGCCTGGAGCGCATCGCCGAACTGTGCGCGCGGGACCTCGACTTCGACGCGGCGCTGGAGGCCGTCCGGGCGGGCACGGTGTTCACCACGCACACCCCCGTCCCGGCCGGCATCGACCGCTTCGACCGCGAACTGGTCGCCCGTCACTTCGGGCCCGACGCCGAGCTGCCCGGCCTCGACGTGGCCCGCATCCTCCAGCTCGGCATGGAGACCTACCCCGGCGGCGAGGCCAACCTGTTCAACATGGCCGTGATGGGGCTGCGCCTGGGCCAGCGGGCCAACGGGGTGTCCCTGCTGCACGGCAACGTCAGCCGCGAGATGTTCTCCGGGCTGTGGCCGGGCTTCGACCCCGACGAGGTCCCGATCACCTCCGTCACCAACGGCGTGCACGCCCCGACCTGGGTCGCCCCCGAGGTGTTCCGGCTCGGCGCCGACCGGATCGGCGCCCGGCGCATGGAGGACGCGCTCACCGTGGGCGGCTCCGACCGCTGGGACGCCGTCGCCGACATCCCCGACCAGGACGTCTGGGAGCTGCGCCGGGTGCTGCGCGAGCAGCTGGTGCAGGAGGTGCGCGAGCGGCTGCGCGCCTCGTGGCGGCAGCGGGGCGCCGGGACCGCCGAACTCGGCTGGGTCGACGGGGTCCTCGACCCCGACGTCCTCACCATCGGCTTCGCCCGCCGCGTCCCCTCGTACAAGCGGCTGACGCTGATGCTGCGGGACCCCGACCGGCTCATGGGCCTGCTGCTGCACCCGGAACGGCCCGTGCAGATCGTGGTCGCCGGCAAGGCGCACCCGGCGGACGACGGCGGCAAGCGGCTCGTGCAGGAACTGGTGCGGTTCGCGGACGACCCGCGGGTGCGCCACCGCATCGTCTTCCTGCCGGACTACGGCATGGCGATGGCCAAGAAGCTCTACCCCGGCTGCGACATCTGGCTGAACAACCCGCTGCGGCCCCTGGAGGCCTGCGGCACCTCCGGCATGAAGGCCGCGCTGAACGGCTGCCTCAACCTGTCCGTCCTGGACGGCTGGTGGGACGAGTGGTTCCAGCCCGACTTCGGCTGGTCGATCCCCACGGCCGACGGCACCGGCACCGACCCCGACCACCGGGACGACATAGAGGCCGCGGCGCTGTACGACCTGCTGGAGCAGAGGATCACGCCCCGCTTCTACGAACGCGGACGCGACGGCCTGCCGGACCGCTGGATCGAGATGGTCCGCCGGACCCTGACCCTCCTCGGCCCGAAGGTGCTGGCCGGCCGGATGGTCCGCGAGTACGTCGACCGCCTCTACACGCCCGCCGCGCACGCCCACCGCGCGATGACCCCGGACGCGGCACGTGAGCTGGCGGGCTGGAAGGCCCGGGTGCGCGCCGCGTGGCACGCCGTCACCGTCGACCACGTCGAGACGTCGGCCGCGGAACCGACCGCGGAACTCGGCTCGACGCTGAGCCTGCGCGTCCGGGTCGGCCTCGGCGAGCTGGGCCCGGAGGACGTGGAGGTGCAGGCCGTCTCGGGCCGCGTCGACGGCGAGGACCGGATCGCGGACGCCTCGACCGTGCCGCTCAAACCGGTGGGCAGCCCCGACGCGGACGGCCGCTGGGTCTACGAGGGCCCGCTCTCCCTGGACCGCACCGGCCCCTACGGCTACACGGTCCGCATCCTCCCCTCCCACCGCCTCCTGGCCTCGAGCGCCGAACTCGGCCTGCTGGCGGTGCCCTCCCAGGAGACGGGGGAGGGGGGCGGGGTGCTCCTGCGGTGA
- a CDS encoding M4 family metallopeptidase, with the protein MTPLYARRKRTTLAISTAVAAGALLTTALTAGTSSAAPAGGAEAAPLAVPVALAPAARTALIQDQQAQAAATAEDLGLGAQEKLVVRDVVKDADGSVHTRYERTYAGLPVLGGDLVVHESASGARKGVTKATKAAIKVSSLKPAISASKAEGQALKRAEAAGAEKADADGARKVIWAADGKPTLAYETVVGGLQEDGTPNELHVITDAATGAKLYEFQGIETGSGKSLYSGTVTLGTTKSGSTYQLYDTSRGGHKTYNKARSTSSATGTLFTDADDVWGTGSASSSTSDQTAAVDAAYGAQVTWDFYKNTFGRNGIKNNGQAAYSRVHYGNAYVNAFWSDSCFCMTYGDGTGNTHPLTSLDVAGHEMTHGVTSNTAGLNYSGESGGLNEATSDILGTAVEFYAGNSSDAGDYLIGEKININGDGTPLRYMDKPSKDGASADNWSSSLKNLDVHYSSGPANHFFFLLAEGSGARTINGVSYNSPTSNGSTVTGIGRAKAVQIWYKALTSYMTSTTNYAGARTATLNAASALYGSSSTEYKAVAAAWAAVNVS; encoded by the coding sequence GTGACCCCCCTCTACGCGCGTCGCAAGCGCACCACCCTGGCCATATCCACCGCCGTCGCGGCCGGGGCCCTCCTCACCACCGCCCTCACCGCCGGGACGTCGTCCGCGGCCCCCGCCGGCGGCGCCGAGGCCGCACCGCTCGCCGTCCCGGTCGCCCTGGCGCCCGCGGCGCGCACCGCCCTGATCCAGGACCAGCAGGCCCAGGCCGCCGCGACCGCCGAGGACCTCGGCCTCGGCGCCCAGGAGAAGCTGGTCGTCAGAGACGTCGTCAAGGACGCCGACGGCTCCGTCCACACCCGCTACGAGCGCACCTACGCCGGGCTCCCCGTCCTCGGCGGCGACCTCGTCGTCCACGAGTCGGCGTCCGGGGCGCGCAAGGGCGTCACCAAGGCGACGAAGGCCGCCATCAAGGTGTCCTCGCTGAAGCCGGCGATCAGCGCCTCGAAGGCCGAGGGCCAGGCCCTGAAGCGGGCCGAGGCGGCCGGCGCCGAGAAGGCCGACGCCGACGGCGCCCGCAAGGTGATCTGGGCGGCCGACGGCAAGCCGACCCTCGCGTACGAGACGGTCGTGGGCGGCCTCCAGGAGGACGGCACCCCGAACGAGCTGCACGTCATCACCGACGCGGCCACCGGCGCCAAGCTCTACGAGTTCCAGGGCATCGAGACCGGCAGCGGCAAGAGCCTGTACTCGGGCACCGTCACCCTCGGCACCACCAAGTCCGGTTCGACGTACCAGCTGTACGACACCTCCCGCGGCGGCCACAAGACGTACAACAAGGCGCGCAGCACCAGCTCGGCCACGGGCACCCTGTTCACCGACGCGGACGACGTCTGGGGCACCGGCAGCGCCTCCAGCTCGACCAGCGACCAGACGGCCGCCGTGGACGCCGCCTACGGCGCCCAGGTCACCTGGGACTTCTACAAGAACACCTTCGGCCGCAACGGCATCAAGAACAACGGCCAGGCCGCCTACTCCCGTGTGCACTACGGGAACGCCTACGTCAACGCGTTCTGGTCCGACAGCTGCTTCTGCATGACCTACGGCGACGGCACGGGCAACACCCACCCGCTGACCTCGCTGGACGTGGCCGGCCACGAGATGACCCACGGCGTCACCTCCAACACCGCGGGCCTGAACTACTCGGGCGAGTCCGGCGGCCTGAACGAGGCCACCTCGGACATCCTCGGCACGGCGGTGGAGTTCTACGCGGGCAACTCCTCCGACGCCGGCGACTACCTCATCGGCGAGAAGATCAACATCAACGGCGACGGCACGCCGCTGCGCTACATGGACAAGCCCAGCAAGGACGGCGCGTCCGCCGACAACTGGTCGTCGAGCCTGAAGAACCTCGACGTGCACTACTCGTCGGGCCCCGCGAACCACTTCTTCTTCCTCCTCGCGGAGGGCAGCGGCGCCCGGACGATCAACGGGGTGAGCTACAACTCCCCGACGTCCAACGGCTCGACGGTCACCGGCATCGGCCGCGCCAAGGCCGTGCAGATCTGGTACAAGGCGCTGACGTCCTACATGACGTCGACGACGAACTACGCCGGCGCCCGCACGGCGACGCTGAACGCGGCGTCCGCCCTGTACGGCTCCAGCAGCACCGAGTACAAGGCGGTGGCCGCCGCCTGGGCCGCGGTCAACGTGAGCTGA
- a CDS encoding M4 family metallopeptidase gives MRDRSSHRRTPHTPRRRAAAVALVGVAALVAAAVQTGAATAAPPRAPQTAGQVLPGAESVKLTPAQRAELIREANATKADTAKDLGLGAKEKLVVRDVVKDGDGTVHTRYERTYDGLPVLGGDLVVETSKSGATKDVVKATRAAIKPATTTAAVPAAKAEKQALAAAKADDARTADVDKAPRKVIWAANGKPTLAYETVVGGLQEDGTPNELHVITDAATGEKLYEYQGIETGTGNTMYSGTVTLGTTQSGSTYNLTDGARGGHKTYNLNRGTSGTGTLFSGSDDVWGNGSASNAETAAADAHYGAALTWDYYKNVHGRSGIRGDGVGAYSRVHYGNNYVNAFWSDSCFCMTYGDGSGNTHPLTAIDVAGHEMTHGVTSNTAGLVYSGESGGLNEATSDIFGSTVEFYANNSSDVGDYLIGEEIDINGDGSPLRYMDKPSKDGASKDSWYSGIGSVDVHYSSGPANHFFYLLSEGSGTKTINGVTYNSPTSDGLPVTGIGRAKAEKIWFRALTTKFTSNTNYAAARTGTLAATGELYGTTSAEYKAVQDAWAGVNVGTRSDGGGGGGGTTFENTTDVAIPDRGSAVTSSITVSGRTGNAPSNLQVGVNIVHTYIGDLKVDLIAPDGSVYVLKNYGTGGSADNIDTTYTVNASSEAANGVWKLRVQDNASLDTGYINSWKLTFP, from the coding sequence TTGAGAGACAGGTCCTCCCACAGACGCACCCCCCACACCCCCCGCCGCCGGGCCGCCGCCGTGGCCCTCGTCGGCGTCGCCGCGCTCGTCGCGGCAGCCGTCCAGACGGGCGCCGCGACCGCGGCCCCGCCCCGGGCCCCCCAGACCGCCGGCCAGGTGCTCCCGGGCGCCGAGTCGGTCAAGCTCACCCCCGCCCAGCGCGCCGAACTCATACGCGAGGCCAACGCCACCAAGGCGGACACCGCGAAGGACCTGGGCCTCGGCGCCAAGGAGAAGCTGGTCGTCCGTGACGTCGTCAAGGACGGCGACGGCACGGTCCACACCCGCTACGAGCGCACCTACGACGGACTGCCCGTCCTCGGCGGCGACCTGGTCGTGGAGACCTCGAAGTCCGGCGCCACCAAGGACGTCGTGAAGGCGACCCGCGCCGCGATCAAGCCGGCCACCACCACCGCCGCCGTCCCCGCCGCGAAGGCCGAGAAGCAGGCGCTGGCCGCGGCGAAGGCCGACGACGCCAGGACCGCGGACGTCGACAAGGCGCCGCGCAAGGTGATCTGGGCGGCGAACGGCAAGCCGACCCTCGCGTACGAGACGGTCGTGGGCGGCCTCCAGGAGGACGGCACCCCGAACGAGCTGCACGTCATCACCGACGCGGCCACCGGCGAGAAGCTCTACGAGTACCAGGGCATCGAGACCGGCACCGGCAACACGATGTACAGCGGCACGGTGACGCTCGGCACCACGCAGTCGGGGTCGACGTACAACCTGACCGACGGCGCGCGCGGCGGCCACAAGACGTACAACCTCAACCGCGGCACCTCGGGCACCGGGACGCTGTTCTCCGGCTCCGACGACGTGTGGGGCAACGGCTCGGCGTCCAACGCGGAGACGGCGGCGGCCGACGCCCACTACGGCGCCGCGCTGACGTGGGACTACTACAAGAACGTGCACGGCCGCAGCGGCATCCGGGGCGACGGCGTCGGCGCCTACTCCCGCGTGCACTACGGCAACAACTACGTGAACGCGTTCTGGTCCGACAGCTGCTTCTGCATGACGTACGGCGACGGCTCGGGCAACACGCACCCGCTCACCGCCATCGACGTGGCCGGCCACGAGATGACCCACGGCGTCACCTCCAACACCGCGGGCCTGGTCTACAGCGGCGAGTCCGGCGGCCTGAACGAGGCGACCTCCGACATCTTCGGCTCGACCGTCGAGTTCTACGCCAACAACTCCTCCGACGTGGGCGACTACCTCATCGGCGAGGAGATCGACATCAACGGCGACGGCTCGCCGCTGCGGTACATGGACAAGCCGAGCAAGGACGGCGCGTCCAAGGACTCCTGGTACTCGGGCATCGGCTCGGTCGACGTGCACTACTCGTCCGGCCCGGCGAACCACTTCTTCTACCTGCTGAGCGAGGGCAGCGGCACCAAGACCATCAACGGTGTCACCTACAACTCGCCCACCTCGGACGGCCTTCCGGTCACCGGTATCGGCCGCGCCAAGGCGGAGAAGATCTGGTTCCGCGCGCTGACCACGAAGTTCACCTCGAACACCAACTACGCGGCCGCCCGCACCGGCACCCTGGCCGCGACCGGTGAGCTGTACGGCACCACCAGCGCCGAGTACAAGGCGGTCCAGGACGCCTGGGCGGGCGTCAACGTCGGTACCCGCTCCGACGGGGGCGGCGGCGGTGGCGGCACCACCTTCGAGAACACGACCGACGTCGCCATCCCGGACCGGGGTTCGGCGGTCACCTCGTCGATCACCGTCTCGGGGCGGACCGGCAACGCGCCCTCCAACCTCCAGGTCGGCGTGAACATCGTCCACACCTACATCGGTGACCTGAAGGTGGACCTCATCGCTCCGGACGGCAGCGTGTACGTCCTGAAGAACTACGGCACCGGCGGCAGCGCGGACAACATCGACACGACGTACACCGTGAACGCCTCCTCCGAGGCCGCCAACGGTGTCTGGAAACTGCGGGTCCAGGACAACGCGTCGCTCGACACCGGCTACATCAACAGCTGGAAGCTGACCTTCCCGTAG